One genomic segment of Streptomyces sp. RerS4 includes these proteins:
- the cobF gene encoding precorrin-6A synthase (deacetylating), which produces MKKFSVIGIGAGDPDHLTLQAVKAIGAADAFLILEKGEEKSDLTGLRRAMLDEHARPGHRLVEGRDPDRDRTPAEYTPTVDGWRSARAEIFERFIAEDLAEGETGAFLVWGDPSLYDSTLAILDEVLERGRVAFEHEVVPGISSVSALLARHRTNLNRVGRPVQITTGRRLAEGWPQDVDDVVVMLDARHAFTAHLDRDLYIYWGAYVGTPDEILVSGKLADVAGRIEELRTEARARKGWIMDTYLLRRA; this is translated from the coding sequence GTGAAGAAGTTCTCAGTGATCGGTATAGGCGCGGGCGACCCGGACCACCTGACCCTCCAGGCGGTCAAGGCGATCGGCGCGGCGGACGCATTCCTCATCCTGGAGAAGGGGGAGGAGAAGTCGGACCTGACGGGGCTGCGGCGGGCCATGCTCGACGAGCACGCCCGTCCCGGGCACCGGCTGGTGGAGGGCCGCGACCCGGACCGGGACCGCACCCCGGCGGAGTACACCCCGACGGTGGACGGCTGGCGCAGCGCGCGGGCCGAGATCTTCGAGCGGTTCATCGCGGAGGATCTGGCGGAGGGCGAGACGGGTGCCTTCCTGGTGTGGGGCGACCCCTCGCTCTACGACTCCACGCTGGCGATCCTCGACGAGGTGCTGGAGCGCGGGCGGGTGGCGTTCGAGCACGAGGTGGTGCCGGGCATCAGCAGCGTCTCGGCGCTGCTCGCCCGCCACCGTACGAACCTGAACCGGGTCGGGCGGCCGGTCCAGATCACCACCGGCCGGCGGCTCGCGGAGGGCTGGCCGCAGGACGTGGACGACGTGGTGGTGATGCTGGACGCGCGGCACGCGTTCACGGCCCACCTCGACCGGGACCTGTACATCTACTGGGGTGCCTATGTGGGCACGCCGGACGAGATCCTGGTGTCGGGGAAGCTGGCGGACGTGGCCGGGCGCATCGAGGAGCTGCGGACCGAGGCGCGCGCCCGCAAGGGGTGGATCATGGACACCTACCTGCTGCGGCGCGCCTGA
- a CDS encoding GNAT family N-acetyltransferase, which translates to MRILREVHERDGYPVNWPDEPAAWLSDGPLLGSWVAELDGGLVGHVRLAQSGAGDVAPRLWSERTAVLSRLFVAPRARGHGIGALLIGRAVEEARRRGLHPVLDVVASDTAAAALYERLGWELMATVDQQWGPARTVAIRCYAAPA; encoded by the coding sequence GTGCGAATCCTCCGGGAGGTCCACGAACGCGACGGCTATCCGGTCAACTGGCCCGACGAGCCCGCCGCTTGGCTCTCCGACGGGCCCCTGCTGGGCTCTTGGGTCGCCGAGCTCGACGGCGGGCTCGTCGGGCACGTCCGTCTGGCCCAGAGCGGCGCGGGCGATGTGGCTCCGCGGCTGTGGAGCGAGCGGACCGCCGTGCTCAGCCGGCTGTTCGTCGCTCCCCGGGCGCGGGGACACGGGATCGGGGCGCTGCTGATCGGCCGCGCCGTGGAGGAGGCGCGGCGGCGGGGCCTCCATCCGGTGCTCGACGTCGTCGCGTCCGACACGGCGGCCGCCGCGCTGTACGAGCGGCTGGGGTGGGAGCTGATGGCCACCGTCGACCAACAGTGGGGCCCGGCCCGGACGGTGGCCATCCGGTGCTACGCGGCGCCGGCCTGA
- a CDS encoding response regulator transcription factor has translation MSSSREAPPARVLVVDDDPTVSEVVCGYLRRAGYLVEVAADGPAALAAAQGARPDLVVLDLMLPGIDGLEVCRRLRATGAVPVIMLTARGDEDDRITGLEVGADDYVTKPFSPRELVLRVGSVLRRSRAQAPVVVPELLTGAGLTLDPATHRATRDGRELPLTLREFDLLAHFLRHPGRAHPREELMREVWGWDFGDLSTVTVHVRRLRAKVEEDPGRPALIRTVWGIGYRFDPTGTPGGAAATDVEVESA, from the coding sequence ATGAGCAGCAGTAGGGAAGCGCCGCCCGCACGGGTCCTCGTCGTCGACGACGATCCGACCGTCTCCGAGGTCGTCTGCGGCTACCTGCGCCGCGCGGGATACCTCGTGGAGGTGGCCGCCGACGGGCCGGCCGCGCTCGCCGCCGCCCAAGGGGCCCGCCCGGACCTGGTGGTGCTCGACCTGATGCTGCCCGGCATCGACGGCCTGGAGGTGTGCCGGCGGCTGCGGGCGACCGGCGCGGTCCCGGTGATCATGCTGACCGCGCGGGGCGACGAGGACGATCGGATCACCGGCCTGGAGGTCGGCGCGGACGACTACGTCACGAAACCCTTCAGCCCCCGCGAACTGGTCCTGCGGGTAGGCTCCGTCCTGCGGCGCAGCCGGGCGCAGGCACCGGTCGTCGTACCGGAACTGCTGACGGGCGCCGGCCTGACACTGGACCCCGCGACCCACCGCGCCACCCGCGACGGCCGTGAACTGCCCCTCACCTTGAGGGAATTCGACCTCCTCGCGCACTTCCTGCGGCATCCGGGACGGGCGCACCCGCGCGAGGAGCTGATGCGCGAGGTGTGGGGCTGGGACTTCGGCGACCTCTCGACGGTGACCGTGCACGTCCGCAGGCTCCGGGCCAAGGTCGAGGAGGACCCGGGGCGGCCCGCTCTGATCCGGACGGTGTGGGGGATCGGCTACCGCTTCGACCCGACCGGGACGCCGGGCGGCGCCGCCGCTACGGATGTGGAGGTGGAGTCGGCGTGA
- a CDS encoding NAD-dependent epimerase/dehydratase family protein: MRVLVTGGAGFIGSHIVTSLRRHGHDPVVLDALLPAAHPAPPPPPEGDFHRGDVRDPETVRAALRGVDAVCHQAAMVGLGKDFADAPAYVSANDLGTAVLLAAMAEAGVRGLVLAGSMVVYGEGRYACPRHGVVRPGPRTPADLAAGRFEPGCPACGARLSPGLVDEDAPTDPRNVYATTKLTQEHLAAAWARCVDGRAVSLRYHNVYGPGMPRDTPYAGVASFFRSSLARGEAPRVFEDGRQRRDFVHVRDVAEANVVALEALTAPGALAPGVCTPYNTGSGDPRTIGEMASALAAAHGGPEPVVTGEFRLGDVRHITADSRRLRDELGWRPRVDFATGMREFAHAAQRPSPTPA, encoded by the coding sequence ATGCGCGTACTCGTCACCGGAGGGGCCGGGTTCATCGGCTCCCACATCGTCACCTCGCTGCGCCGGCACGGGCACGACCCCGTCGTGCTGGACGCACTCCTCCCGGCCGCCCATCCGGCCCCGCCCCCACCCCCGGAGGGCGACTTCCACCGCGGCGACGTACGCGATCCCGAGACCGTACGAGCGGCCCTGCGCGGGGTCGACGCCGTCTGCCACCAGGCCGCGATGGTCGGACTCGGCAAGGACTTCGCGGACGCTCCCGCGTACGTCTCCGCCAACGACCTCGGCACGGCGGTCCTGCTCGCCGCCATGGCCGAGGCGGGCGTGCGCGGACTGGTCCTCGCGGGCTCGATGGTCGTCTACGGGGAGGGCCGCTACGCCTGCCCGCGCCACGGCGTGGTCCGCCCCGGCCCCCGCACCCCGGCCGACCTGGCCGCGGGCCGCTTCGAACCGGGCTGCCCCGCCTGCGGGGCGCGGCTGTCCCCGGGGCTGGTCGACGAGGACGCCCCGACCGACCCGCGCAACGTGTACGCGACGACGAAGCTGACCCAGGAGCACCTGGCGGCAGCCTGGGCCCGCTGCGTGGATGGCCGGGCGGTGTCGCTGCGCTACCACAACGTGTACGGGCCCGGGATGCCGCGCGACACCCCGTACGCGGGGGTGGCCTCCTTCTTCCGCTCCTCGCTGGCCCGGGGCGAGGCGCCGCGCGTCTTCGAGGACGGGCGCCAGCGGCGGGACTTCGTCCACGTCCGGGACGTGGCGGAGGCCAACGTGGTCGCGCTGGAGGCGCTGACCGCCCCGGGCGCCCTGGCGCCGGGGGTGTGCACCCCGTACAACACGGGCAGCGGCGATCCGCGCACGATCGGTGAGATGGCCTCGGCGCTGGCCGCCGCGCACGGCGGTCCGGAGCCGGTGGTCACGGGCGAGTTCCGGTTGGGGGACGTACGCCACATCACGGCCGACTCGCGGCGGCTGCGCGACGAGCTGGGGTGGCGGCCCCGCGTGGACTTCGCGACGGGCATGAGGGAGTTCGCCCACGCCGCGCAGCGCCCGTCACCGACGCCGGCCTGA
- a CDS encoding (Fe-S)-binding protein codes for MRVALFVTCVNDALYPATGVAVVRLLERLGVEVDFPAAQSCCGQPQYNTGYRRESEPLLLRTADAFAGYDHVVTPSGSCAAMIREHYPRIGRKAAEEGRGTLWEERARELVPRVYELTEFLVDVLGVTDVGAYFPHAVTYHPSCHGLRALGLGERPRRLLAAVRGLELIELPGAEECCGFGGTFALKNPDVSTAMGTDKLRNALGTGARFLCGADNSCLTHLDGLLRRAGTPLRTLHLAEILASTEEEPAR; via the coding sequence ATGCGTGTCGCCCTGTTCGTCACCTGCGTCAACGACGCGCTGTACCCCGCCACCGGCGTCGCCGTCGTACGCCTCCTGGAGCGGCTCGGCGTCGAAGTGGACTTCCCCGCCGCCCAGAGCTGCTGCGGCCAGCCCCAGTACAACACCGGCTACCGGCGCGAGAGCGAACCGCTGCTCCTGCGCACCGCCGACGCCTTCGCCGGCTACGACCACGTGGTCACCCCCTCCGGCTCCTGCGCCGCGATGATCCGCGAGCACTATCCGCGCATCGGCCGCAAAGCCGCCGAGGAGGGGCGCGGCACGCTGTGGGAGGAGCGGGCACGGGAGCTCGTACCCCGCGTGTACGAGCTGACCGAGTTCCTGGTCGACGTCCTTGGCGTCACCGACGTCGGCGCGTACTTCCCGCACGCCGTCACCTACCACCCCTCCTGCCACGGCCTGCGCGCCCTCGGGCTGGGAGAGCGCCCGCGCCGGCTCCTGGCCGCCGTCAGGGGCCTGGAGCTGATCGAGCTGCCCGGCGCCGAGGAGTGCTGCGGCTTCGGCGGCACCTTCGCCCTCAAGAACCCGGACGTGTCCACGGCCATGGGCACCGACAAACTCCGCAACGCGCTAGGAACCGGTGCACGGTTCCTCTGCGGCGCCGACAACTCCTGCCTCACCCACCTCGACGGCCTCCTGCGCCGCGCCGGCACCCCGCTGCGCACCCTGCACCTCGCCGAGATCCTGGCGTCCACCGAGGAGGAGCCCGCCCGATGA
- a CDS encoding NADP-dependent isocitrate dehydrogenase, with translation MTDSTIIYTHTDEAPALATYSFLPVIQAYASTAGVNVETRDISLAGRIIASFPEYLEESRRIADALAELGELAKTPEANIIKLPNISASIPQLKAAIAELQGQGYTLPNYPDDPKSDEEREIRSRYDKVKGSAVNPVLREGNSDRRAPGAVKNYAKTHPHRMGAWTPESKTNVATMGANDFRSTEKSTVIAEAGTLRIEHVAADGTTTVLRDSVPVLAGEVVDASVMHVDALRTFLNDQIERAKAEDVLFSVHLKATMMKVSDPIIFGHVVRAFLPKTFARYGETLAAAGLSPNDGLGTILNGLGALPDGDAIKASIDAEIAEGPALAMVDSDKGITNLHVPSDVIVDASMPAMIRTSGHMWGPDGAEADTLAVLPDSSYAGVYQVVVDDCRAHGAFDPATMGSVPNVGLMAQKAEEYGSHDKTFEIAAAGTVRLVDAAGAVVLEQEVAAGDIFRACQTKDAPIQDWVKLAVTRARATGAPAVFWLDETRAHDAQLIAKVKTYLADHDTDGLTIEILSPVKATAYSLERIRRGEDTISVTGNVLRDYLTDLFPILELGTSAKMLSVVPLMAGGGLFETGAGGSAPKHVQQLVKENYLRWDSLGEFFALAASFEHLATTTGNARAQVLADTLDRATGTFLNEDKSPTRRLGGIDNRGSHFYLAMYWAQELSRQIDDPKLAAAFEPVAKTLSESEETIVAELNAVQGSPADIGGYYQPDPAKAEAVMRPSATLNQALRLLG, from the coding sequence GTGACTGACTCGACCATCATCTACACGCACACTGACGAGGCCCCGGCCCTCGCGACGTATTCCTTCCTGCCTGTGATCCAGGCCTACGCGTCGACGGCCGGTGTGAATGTCGAGACTCGTGACATCTCCCTGGCCGGTCGGATCATCGCCAGCTTCCCGGAGTACCTGGAAGAGAGCCGGCGGATCGCCGACGCCCTCGCCGAGCTCGGCGAGCTGGCGAAGACCCCGGAAGCCAACATCATCAAGCTTCCGAACATCTCGGCCTCCATCCCGCAGCTGAAGGCCGCGATCGCCGAGCTCCAGGGCCAGGGCTACACCCTCCCGAACTACCCGGACGACCCGAAGTCGGACGAGGAGCGCGAGATCCGCTCCCGCTACGACAAGGTCAAGGGCAGCGCCGTCAACCCGGTCCTGCGCGAGGGCAACTCCGACCGCCGCGCCCCCGGCGCCGTCAAGAACTACGCCAAGACGCACCCGCACCGCATGGGCGCCTGGACCCCCGAGTCGAAGACGAACGTCGCCACCATGGGCGCCAACGACTTCCGCTCCACCGAGAAGTCCACCGTGATCGCCGAGGCCGGCACGCTGCGCATCGAGCACGTCGCCGCCGACGGCACCACCACCGTACTGCGCGACTCCGTACCGGTCCTCGCCGGTGAGGTCGTGGACGCGTCCGTCATGCACGTCGACGCGCTGCGCACCTTCCTGAACGACCAGATCGAGCGCGCCAAGGCCGAGGACGTCCTGTTCTCCGTGCACCTCAAGGCCACGATGATGAAGGTCTCCGACCCGATCATCTTCGGTCACGTGGTCCGCGCCTTCCTCCCGAAGACCTTCGCCCGCTACGGCGAGACCCTGGCCGCCGCCGGTCTGTCCCCCAACGACGGCCTCGGCACCATCCTGAACGGCCTGGGCGCCCTGCCCGACGGCGACGCCATCAAGGCCTCCATCGACGCCGAGATCGCCGAGGGCCCGGCCCTCGCGATGGTCGACTCCGACAAGGGCATCACCAACCTGCACGTGCCGTCCGACGTCATCGTCGACGCCTCCATGCCGGCCATGATCCGCACCTCCGGCCACATGTGGGGCCCGGACGGCGCCGAGGCCGACACCCTCGCCGTCCTCCCCGACAGCAGCTACGCCGGTGTCTACCAGGTCGTCGTCGACGACTGCCGCGCCCACGGCGCCTTCGACCCGGCCACCATGGGCTCGGTGCCGAACGTCGGCCTCATGGCCCAGAAGGCCGAGGAGTACGGCAGCCACGACAAGACCTTCGAGATCGCCGCCGCGGGCACCGTCCGCCTCGTCGACGCCGCGGGCGCCGTCGTCCTGGAGCAGGAGGTCGCCGCCGGCGACATCTTCCGCGCCTGCCAGACCAAGGACGCGCCGATCCAGGACTGGGTCAAGCTCGCCGTCACCCGCGCCCGCGCCACTGGCGCCCCGGCCGTGTTCTGGCTCGACGAGACCCGCGCCCACGACGCGCAGCTGATCGCCAAGGTCAAGACGTACCTCGCCGACCACGACACCGACGGTCTCACCATCGAGATCCTGTCCCCGGTCAAGGCCACCGCGTACTCCCTGGAGCGCATCCGCCGCGGCGAGGACACCATCTCGGTGACCGGCAACGTGCTGCGCGACTACCTGACCGACCTCTTCCCGATCCTGGAGCTGGGCACCAGCGCCAAGATGCTGTCGGTCGTCCCGCTGATGGCCGGCGGCGGCCTCTTCGAGACGGGCGCGGGCGGCTCCGCCCCCAAGCACGTCCAGCAGCTCGTCAAGGAGAACTACCTCCGCTGGGACAGCCTCGGCGAGTTCTTCGCCCTGGCCGCCAGCTTCGAGCACCTCGCCACCACCACCGGCAACGCCCGCGCCCAGGTGCTGGCCGACACCCTGGACCGCGCGACCGGCACCTTCCTCAACGAGGACAAGTCGCCGACCCGTCGCCTCGGCGGCATCGACAACCGCGGCAGCCACTTCTACCTGGCCATGTACTGGGCGCAGGAGCTGTCCCGCCAGATCGACGACCCGAAGCTCGCGGCCGCCTTCGAGCCGGTGGCCAAGACGCTCTCCGAGTCCGAGGAGACCATCGTCGCCGAGCTGAACGCCGTCCAGGGCTCCCCGGCCGACATCGGTGGCTACTACCAGCCCGACCCGGCCAAGGCCGAGGCCGTGATGCGTCCCTCCGCGACGCTGAACCAGGCGCTCCGGCTCCTGGGCTGA
- a CDS encoding aminotransferase class V-fold PLP-dependent enzyme — protein MTQPPAPPVFPGGPGLFALDPAVAHLNHGSYGAVPIPVQRAHEALRAEAHADPDAFFTGVADRLTATRTRIAAHLGTDPEGLSFIANATEGANLALDAIPLADGDEILVTDHGYGTVVGAAARRAPLNTVALDPRLPDEDAVREAVLAALTPRTKVALLDHVSSPTARLVTTPRLLAELAARGVTTVVDGAHTPGMLAEPVAAGADFWFGNLHKWGYAPSGTALLSVAPAHRARVRAQSPSWEDHHGFPRAVEYRATVDYTGWLAAPEGLDLLERLDAEKVRAHNSALAGYGAELLAALPGFELLPHTPGLPLRSLLLPPGFAETQDQAYALREEIAARFRIRVLIWARPGGGGIRVCGQIYNRAEEYERLAAVLPDLLG, from the coding sequence GTGACCCAGCCGCCCGCTCCGCCCGTCTTCCCGGGCGGTCCCGGCCTCTTCGCCCTCGACCCCGCCGTCGCCCACCTCAACCACGGCTCCTACGGGGCCGTCCCGATCCCCGTCCAGCGGGCCCACGAGGCCCTGCGGGCCGAGGCGCACGCCGACCCCGACGCCTTCTTCACGGGCGTCGCCGACCGGCTCACCGCCACCCGCACCCGGATCGCCGCCCACCTCGGCACGGACCCCGAGGGCCTCTCGTTCATCGCCAACGCCACCGAGGGCGCCAACCTCGCCCTCGACGCCATCCCCCTCGCCGACGGGGACGAGATCCTCGTCACCGACCACGGTTACGGCACCGTCGTCGGGGCCGCCGCCCGCCGCGCCCCCCTCAACACCGTCGCCCTGGACCCGCGCCTGCCCGACGAGGACGCCGTCCGCGAGGCCGTCCTCGCCGCGCTCACCCCCCGGACCAAGGTGGCCCTGCTCGACCACGTCAGCTCACCCACCGCCCGGCTCGTCACCACGCCCCGGCTCCTCGCCGAGCTCGCCGCGCGCGGGGTCACGACCGTCGTCGACGGCGCCCACACGCCCGGCATGCTCGCCGAACCGGTCGCCGCCGGCGCCGACTTCTGGTTCGGCAACCTCCACAAGTGGGGCTACGCCCCCTCCGGAACCGCCCTGCTCTCCGTGGCCCCCGCCCACCGCGCCCGGGTTCGCGCCCAGTCCCCGTCCTGGGAGGACCACCACGGCTTCCCGCGCGCCGTCGAATACCGCGCGACCGTCGACTACACCGGCTGGCTCGCCGCCCCCGAGGGCCTCGACCTGCTGGAGCGCCTCGACGCCGAGAAGGTCCGCGCCCACAACAGCGCCCTGGCCGGCTACGGCGCCGAGCTGCTCGCGGCCCTCCCGGGGTTCGAGCTCCTGCCCCACACCCCGGGCCTGCCCCTGCGGTCCCTGCTGCTCCCGCCGGGGTTCGCCGAGACGCAGGACCAGGCCTACGCCCTGCGCGAGGAGATCGCCGCCCGCTTCCGCATCCGGGTCCTGATCTGGGCCCGGCCGGGCGGCGGAGGCATCCGCGTCTGCGGCCAGATCTACAACCGGGCCGAGGAGTACGAGCGGCTCGCCGCCGTCCTGCCCGACCTGCTGGGCTGA
- a CDS encoding DUF805 domain-containing protein, whose protein sequence is MHYYVDVIKRYADFSGRARRQEYWMFVLVSLPIMVVLIAIDFMLGSYPVIFWIYNIAVFLPTLGLSVRRLHDTGRSGWWYLVGLIPFVGWIGLIVLMAIEGDAGPNGYGPSPKQLQA, encoded by the coding sequence ATGCACTACTACGTCGACGTCATCAAGCGGTACGCGGACTTCTCCGGCCGGGCGCGCCGCCAGGAGTACTGGATGTTCGTGCTCGTCAGCCTGCCGATCATGGTCGTCCTGATCGCGATCGACTTCATGCTCGGCAGCTACCCGGTCATCTTCTGGATCTACAACATCGCCGTCTTCCTCCCGACCCTGGGTCTCAGCGTCCGCCGCCTGCACGACACCGGCAGGTCCGGGTGGTGGTACCTGGTCGGACTGATCCCCTTCGTCGGCTGGATCGGCCTGATCGTGCTCATGGCCATCGAGGGCGACGCCGGCCCGAACGGCTACGGGCCGAGCCCCAAGCAGCTCCAGGCCTGA
- a CDS encoding lactate utilization protein B, whose translation MTAVHLGMPAFPASPAFPAFPDAAREAVRDDVLRANLRHATHTIRDKRARAVGELADWDRLRAAGKAVKDHTLAHLDRYLLMLEASVTAAGGTVHWAADADEANRIVTDLVLATGEREVVKVKSMATQEIGLNEALEAAGIAAYETDLAELIVQLGHDRPSHILVPAIHRNRAEIREIFTREMGSWGRPAPADLDDSPAALAEAARLHLREKFLRAKVAVSGANFMVAETGTMVVLESEGNGRMCLTLPETLISVVGIEKVVPTFRDLEVFLQTLPRSSTAERMNPYTTMWTGPGPSKGADGDGPSAFHLVLLDNGRTDTLADATGRQALRCIRCSACLNVCPVYERAGGHAYGSVYPGPIGAILSPQLRGTGSPIDATLPYASTLCGACYEVCPVAIDIPEVLLHLRERVAQGGPVTRRGIRVRLRPAHGHTAERAAMRAARRLLDHPGALRAGERLLARARRLAPRGLPGPGRAWTDTRALPAIPAESFRDWWARERGSTRERGTSPRGRGTPR comes from the coding sequence ATGACCGCGGTCCACCTCGGCATGCCCGCCTTCCCGGCGTCTCCCGCCTTCCCGGCCTTCCCCGACGCGGCGCGCGAAGCCGTACGGGACGACGTACTGCGCGCCAACCTCCGTCACGCCACCCACACCATCCGCGACAAACGGGCCCGTGCCGTCGGCGAACTCGCCGACTGGGACCGGCTGCGCGCCGCCGGCAAGGCCGTCAAGGACCACACCCTCGCCCACCTCGACCGCTATCTGCTGATGTTGGAGGCCTCCGTCACCGCCGCCGGTGGCACCGTCCACTGGGCGGCGGACGCCGACGAGGCCAACCGCATCGTCACCGACCTGGTCCTGGCGACGGGGGAGCGGGAGGTCGTCAAGGTCAAGTCCATGGCCACGCAGGAGATCGGGCTCAACGAGGCCCTGGAAGCCGCCGGGATCGCCGCCTACGAGACCGATCTCGCCGAGTTGATCGTGCAGTTGGGCCACGACCGGCCCTCGCACATCCTGGTCCCCGCCATCCACCGCAACCGCGCCGAGATCCGCGAGATCTTCACCCGCGAGATGGGCTCCTGGGGCCGCCCCGCCCCCGCCGACCTGGACGACAGCCCGGCCGCCCTCGCCGAAGCCGCCCGCCTCCACCTGCGGGAGAAGTTCCTGCGGGCCAAGGTCGCCGTCTCCGGGGCCAACTTCATGGTCGCCGAGACCGGCACCATGGTCGTCCTCGAATCCGAGGGCAACGGCCGCATGTGTCTGACCCTCCCCGAGACCCTGATCTCCGTCGTCGGCATCGAGAAGGTCGTGCCCACCTTCCGCGACCTGGAGGTCTTCCTCCAGACCCTGCCCCGGTCCTCCACCGCCGAGCGCATGAACCCGTACACCACCATGTGGACCGGGCCGGGGCCGTCCAAAGGGGCGGACGGCGACGGCCCCTCCGCCTTCCACCTCGTCCTCCTCGACAACGGCCGCACCGACACCCTCGCCGACGCCACCGGCCGCCAGGCCCTGCGCTGCATCCGCTGCTCCGCCTGCCTCAACGTCTGCCCCGTCTACGAACGCGCCGGCGGCCACGCCTACGGCTCCGTCTACCCCGGCCCCATCGGCGCCATCCTCAGCCCCCAACTCCGCGGCACGGGCAGTCCCATCGACGCGACCCTCCCCTACGCCTCCACCCTGTGCGGGGCCTGCTACGAGGTCTGCCCCGTCGCCATCGACATCCCCGAGGTCCTCCTCCACCTGCGCGAACGCGTCGCCCAGGGCGGCCCGGTGACCCGGCGCGGCATCCGCGTACGCCTGCGACCCGCACACGGCCACACCGCCGAACGGGCCGCGATGCGCGCCGCCCGCCGGCTCCTCGACCACCCCGGCGCACTGCGCGCGGGGGAGCGGCTCCTGGCCCGCGCCCGCCGGCTCGCACCCCGCGGGCTCCCCGGGCCCGGACGGGCCTGGACCGACACGCGCGCACTGCCCGCCATCCCCGCGGAGTCCTTCCGCGACTGGTGGGCCCGAGAACGGGGGAGCACCCGAGAGCGGGGGACCAGCCCCCGAGGACGGGGGACCCCCCGATGA
- a CDS encoding HAMP domain-containing sensor histidine kinase — protein MNDILLIALFALGGAVCAGGLGALVLRRVRHLSVAVSLAVVAAVAVTAMLAGTLAVAEAMFLSRHDLWVVTTVVAMAAVVSLVTALLLGRWVVARSRELSLAARDFGDGGNFAAPPGQTTAELDALSRELAATSAKLAASREREQALEASRRELVAWISHDLRTPLAGLRAMSEALEDGIADDPGRYHRQIRTEVERLDTMVGDLFELSRIHAGALSINPSRMSLYDLVGDALSGVDPLAREHGVRLVGDGVERVPVEVDGKEMTRVLANLLVNAIRHTPADGTVAITAAAGQPEGVVVLSVTDGCGGIPQEDLSRVFDTGWRGAAARTPPAGAGLGLAIVRGIVEAHAGRTTVRNVPGGCRFEVTLPLLPTAP, from the coding sequence GTGAACGACATCCTGCTCATCGCCCTCTTCGCGCTCGGCGGAGCCGTCTGCGCGGGCGGGCTCGGGGCGCTCGTGCTGCGCCGGGTGCGCCACCTCTCGGTGGCCGTCTCCCTCGCGGTGGTCGCCGCCGTCGCCGTCACGGCGATGCTCGCCGGGACCCTGGCCGTGGCCGAGGCCATGTTCCTGTCCCGCCACGACCTGTGGGTGGTCACCACCGTCGTCGCCATGGCGGCCGTGGTCTCGCTGGTCACCGCGCTGCTGCTGGGCCGCTGGGTGGTCGCCCGCAGCCGTGAACTGTCCTTGGCGGCACGGGACTTCGGTGACGGCGGCAACTTCGCCGCTCCGCCCGGACAGACCACCGCGGAACTCGACGCCCTGTCGCGGGAACTGGCCGCGACCAGCGCCAAACTGGCCGCCTCGCGCGAGCGTGAACAGGCCCTGGAGGCCTCCCGGCGGGAGCTGGTCGCCTGGATCTCCCACGACCTGCGCACCCCCCTGGCCGGCCTGCGGGCCATGTCGGAGGCGCTGGAGGACGGGATCGCGGACGATCCGGGCCGCTACCACCGGCAGATCCGCACCGAGGTCGAACGGCTCGACACCATGGTCGGGGACCTGTTCGAGCTCTCCCGCATCCACGCCGGAGCCCTGTCGATCAATCCGAGCCGCATGTCGCTGTACGACCTCGTCGGGGACGCGCTGTCCGGGGTCGACCCGCTGGCGCGCGAGCACGGCGTCCGCCTCGTGGGGGACGGGGTGGAACGGGTCCCCGTGGAGGTCGACGGCAAGGAGATGACCCGCGTCCTCGCGAACCTGCTGGTCAACGCGATCCGCCACACCCCCGCCGACGGCACGGTGGCCATCACCGCCGCCGCCGGGCAACCCGAGGGCGTCGTGGTGCTGTCCGTGACGGACGGCTGCGGCGGCATCCCGCAGGAGGACCTGTCGAGGGTCTTCGACACCGGCTGGCGCGGCGCCGCCGCCCGCACGCCCCCGGCGGGCGCGGGGCTGGGGCTCGCGATCGTACGCGGCATCGTGGAGGCCCACGCGGGACGCACCACCGTACGCAACGTCCCCGGCGGCTGCCGCTTCGAGGTCACCCTCCCGCTGCTGCCCACGGCCCCGTAG